The Agreia sp. COWG nucleotide sequence AGCCCTCTCCCTGCACGGCCACGAAGGCCACCCCAGCGGTCTGCTGCGCGAAGAGGAATGCTTCGCGGTGACCCGAACGCTCGGACTGGTGGAGCCGACCGTGCTCGACGGCTGGGTGCACGATGCCGCCGCCGCTGCGGCCGCCCGGGGTGTCGTAGGGGTGGTCGATCTCGAGATGGCGTGGAACCTCGACGACTGGACACGCCGCATCCGCTCGGGCACGACCTCGCTGCGCGTGCGTTTCGGCGTATACCCGCAGCACCTCGACAGGGCCATCGAGCTCGGACTCGCGACGGGGCAGCCCGTCGAGGGCACTCGGGGACTGCTCGAGGTCGGGCCGTTCAAGGTGATCACCGACGGATCGCTCAACACCCGCACGGCCTACTGCTTCGACGAGTACCCGGGACTCGAAGGACTCGAGAACTCCCGAGGGTTGCTGACGGTGCCGTACGACGAGCTGGTACCACTGCTCGGCCGAGCAACAGAAGCGGGATTTGTTCCCGCCGTGCACGCCATCGGCGACCACGCCAATCGATTGGTGCTCGATGCCTTCGCCGAGCTCGGTGTCGGGGGCAGCGTCGAGCACGCGCAGCTCGTGGCCGACTCCGACTTCTCTCGCTTCGCCGAGCTCGGCGTGACCGCCGGGGTGCAGCCAGAGCACGCCATGGACGATCGCGACGTGGCAGATCTCTACTGGAGCGGGCGCACGTCGCGCGCGTTCGCCCTGAGGAGCCTGCTCGATGCGGGTGCCGAGCTGGCTCTCGGCTCCGACGCCCCCGTCGCCACGCTCGACCCGTGGATGACCATGGCGGCGGCCGTCGGCAGGGCCAGGGACGGCCGTACCCCGTGGCATCCGGAGCAGTCGATCTCGAGACAGGATGCGCTCGCGGCGTCATGCGACGGGCGTTCGACCCTCGAGGCGGACTCGCCCGCCGACATCGCGGTGGTCGAGCTCGACCCGTTCAGCGCTTCGGTCGACGATCTGCGCCGGATGCCCGTGGCCGCCACTCTGCTCGCCGGTCGCTTCACGCACGACGCCCTGTCGTAGCGGCTATCGCCGGGTGACCAGCGACCAGGCGGCGCGGCGCAGCTCGGGATAGTCGAACGCGATACCGCGGAGGATCTCGAAGTTCGACTGGTGCGGATCACCGGGCATTCGAGCTTCGACGTGCGCCGTACGCAGACCGATCACGACACACTGGTCGACCGTCGGCAGATCGGGCAGAAACTCCCATGGGTCTTCGCCCTCGCGGCAGCGTGCCTCGATGCCCGCATCGAGCACGTCACGGGCCTCCTGGCGCAACTGCGCGAGGTCGATGAGGTCTTTTTCCACCCATCAAGGCTACGTGACGATGCCCGCGTTCTCCCCGCGTTCGTAGATTCGTGCGGCCGATCCCACGATGTTGTCGTCGGGCGTACCGACGATCTCGTGATCTTTGTTCTCGTAGTCGAAGAGGTTCAGCACGTGGCGCATGGCCTCGAGGCGGGCCCGTTTCTTGTCGTTGCTCTTCACGACCGTCCAGGGCGCGGCGGGGGTGTCGGTCGCTGCGAACATCGCCTCTTTGGCCGTGGTGTAGTCGCCCCACTTGTCGAGCGACGCGATGTCCATGGGGGAGAGCTTCCACTGCCGAACCGGGTCGACCTGCCTGATGGCGAAGCGGGTGCGCTGCTCGTCGGAGGAGACCGAGAACCAGAACTTCACGAGGTCGACTCCGTCGCCCACGAGCATCTGTTCGAACTGTGGCGTCTGCCGCATGAACTCGGTGTACTGCTCCGGCGTGCAGAATCCCATCACTCGCTCGACGCCAGCCCTGTTGTACCAGGAGCGGTCGAACAGAACGATCTCGCCCGCCGCCGGGAGGTGCTTCACGTAGCGCTGGAAGTACCACTGGGTGCTCTCGCGCTCCGACGGCTTCTCGAGTGCCACCGTTCGTGCGCCTCGGGGATTGAGGTGTTCGGTGAACCGTTTGATGGTTCCGCCCTTCCCCGCGGCGTCACGGCCCTCGAAGACCACGACGAGCCGGCGCCCGTTGGCCTTGATCCAGTTCTGCAGCTTCAACAGCTCGATCTGCAGCAGGCGCTTGTGCAGCTCGTATTCGTCGCGATTCATGCGCTCGGCGTAGGGATAGCCCTCGCGCCAGGTGTCGACGCGGGTGCCGTCGTCGGCGACGAGCACAGGATCGTCGTCGTCATCGTCGAGGACGGTGTACCCGGAGACATCGTTCAGATCGGGCGGGAAGGCGTAGTGGCTCACGAGCTGGGTCATGGAGCCAGAGGCTAGCTGCCGAAGGCATCCGGTCGGTGTCGTTTAGGTGGACGCCCGGTAACGCAGAACGGCCCTCGACAGGCCCGGGGAGTTGCTCCCCGGGCCCGGCGAAGGGCCGTTTGTGTGTGGTGTGACTACTCGGCGATGTGCGCCGAGAGGAACCAGCGCGACTTCTCGAGGCCGCGGGCGATCTCGATCACGACATCTTGGCTGGTGGGGTCGATGTCGCTGAGCTCGGTGATGGCCTTCTTGACCCCGACGAGTGTGGCGTCGATCTGGGCGACCATCGCGGCGATCATGTACTCGGACTTCTGGAAGCCGGGCTCCATGGTGGGCAGGACGGTCTTCGAGGCGACGGTCTCGATGCGTGCATCGAGAGGCAGACCGAGGGCGACGACGCGTTCCGCGGCGAGGTCGGCCCAGTCCTGGGCGTGGTCGACGACGTGGTCGAGCAGCTCGTGCACGCCGATGAAGTTGGCGCCGCGCACATGCCAGTGGGCCTGCTTGCCGTTGACGGCGAGTGCCTGCAGGTTGATGACGACAGGCGCAAGGAACTGGGCCGTTGCGGCAGCGACGTCTGGGCTCGTCGAGCTGGTGGGAACGGTGACGGTGATGTTGGTCATGATGAAAGCTCCTTACGTGACGGACTTCCTGTCCGACACATGCAACCGTACTCAGCACAGATTGTTCCGCAAGCAAGCTGAGGCTGGGCTAACTAGCCCTTGACCGGGGGTTATGCGTGCCTTACCTAACCCTCATCATGCTCAGCGCAGTGCCGCGATCGACCCCACGAACGAGCGGAGGTTGCGCACGCGATGCTCGTAGCGCGCTGCCACGGCGATCAGCAGCACACCTCCGATGCCCAGCCAGAGCCACCAGGGCACGGCCGAGTACAGCCCCTGGATCCATGGCCACAGCTGCGCCAACGCGTGCACGATGAGCACGGAGCCGCCCACGACGAGGGGCGCCTGCAGGCGCAGCGCGACGGCGATCACGACGCATCCCACGGCGAGGATGCCCAGGGTGACGACGCGCCAGAGCTCATTGGGGCCGAAGTCGAACAGCAGCGAGGGCGCGAGCAGCAGAGCGAGGCCGGGGCCGAGCGCTGGCCAGCTGCGGGCGGCCCGGTCTCGCGCCAGGGTGATGGTGCCCGCCCCGATCAGGGCGACCGCCAGGGGGACGGTGGCCAGCTCGACCGGATCGGCACGGCGGGTGACGAGCGCCGTGAGGCCGATGGCGGCCAGAACGCAGAGGGCGGTGATGAAAGAGCCGCGGCCGAGGGGAGGCCGGGTGTTCCAGACGGCGGCGATCGCGACGCTGGCGAGCACCGCACCGGCGATGACGAGCCTCGGCCACGCGGATGCGCCGGGCAGCGCGACCAGCGAGACGACGAGAGTGAATCCGGTGACGACGAGTGCGGCGGGAATGCCGGCCCTGGCCGGCCACGCCGGGACTACCCTTCGGCGCGTCCATACCATTGCGGTCACGACGAGGCCGACCGCCGCCGGCATGGCCCAGAGTTCGGGTACCGGCAGCTCGGGCGTTGTCACACTGACCTCGTACAGGGCGCGGGCTGTTCCGAGCAGGGTGAGCACCGCGAGACCGGCGGTGAGAACGATGGCCCGCACGTGCAGCCTGCGAATAGTTCGCGGTGCGGCCAATGCCGAGACGGTGAGGACGCCGCCGATGGCGAGCAGAACGATCGCCCGTGCGGGTTGTCCTGAGACGGCGACGACCGCAGACGGGATCAGTGCCACGGCCAGACCGCTGATCAGCAGGGCGTTCCTGCCCACGCCGTGGCGCGCGTTGTGACCGAATGCGGCGGCAGCCGAGGCGAGGAGTACGAGCAGGCCCGCGACGGGAAGCGTGTAAGGCTCGACGTCGGTCACAGAGCGCCACAGCAGGAACTGCCAGAGGGCGGCGATCGAGAGAGCCGCCGCAAGCCAGCCGGCGTGACGTCTCGGCGAGGCGCTTGCGAACGGGTTGCCGTCGGAGAGAGCGATCAAGACCGGAGCGACGGCGAGCAGCAGCACGATCAGCCACGTGCCGTCGTCGGCAGTGCCGAAGGCGTGCAGGGCGCCGAAGAAAACCACCGCCGTCGTGCTGACGTCCCATACGGCCCTGGCCGTCTGAGACAGGCGGGTCGACTCTCGGCGCAGCAGCAGGATGCCGAGCGCCGCGGAAAGAATCGCCGCCACCGGGCCGGAGAAGTAGTCGTCCGCGTCGGCGGAGCTCGGGAACACCGCCGTCGCGACCCCCCAGAGGCCGGCCATCACTGCGATCGGTGCGAGCGTGGCGAGCAGCACTCGCTCCACCCACGACGAGACGGATGCTTTCACCTGCCACAGGGCTCCTGCGAGGACCAGGCCCAGGGGAACAGCGATGCGTGCCACGTCGTGGGCCGTCGAGCTCGGCTCGGCCAGACAGACGACGGCGGTCGACGGGATGGCGACAAGCAGGGCCACTGCCGAGACGGCGCGCAGCTCTCGTGAGCCGCCCGGTGACGCCGCCCGTCGGGGCAGCACAAATGGTACGAGGCACAGGAGCAGAACCGCGAGGGCGGCGGGCAGGGCCGCGAAGTCGGGGGCCGGCGGCCGGTGACCACCGGCATCCGGCAGTGCGGGCCGCCAGGTTTCGACCCAAGGGATGAACAGGGTGGCTGTGGAGAAGACCAGGCCGACGCAGATCGCCGACAGGAGCGGCCGGGTGAGTGAGGGAGTCGGCGAACCGCCCGGCACTGCGAAGCGCGACACGAACAGCAGACCCGTGGCGATGGCCACACCGGGCAGCCACAAGGATGAGCTCGCGTGAGCGAGATCGACGAGGGCGACCACCGAGATGCCCAGCGTCACCGCGGCCGGAATCCGGACGACGAGGGGGCTCGTGGCTCGTGTCGACACCAGCGTGGCGAGGCAGACGAGGCCGACGAGCAGATAGCCGAGAAGCACGAGCAGAACCGTGCCGCCGTGGCTGGCCGCCGAGAGCAGGGCAAGGCACGCGGTCGAGGTCGCCGCAGCGCTGACGACGGCCACCGCGATACCGGCCAGCCGCGCGAACCGGATGGCGACAGCCGCCAGCGCGGCCAGCACCGCGGGCGCGAGCACGGCCGCCCACGCGCCGACTCCGATCACCACGCGGAGAGGATCGCCCGTCTCTGCCTGCCACAGGGCGTAGCCGGGGGCGAAGGAGGACGCCACCTGGGCGAGCGCTACCCCGATGCCCGGAGCCAGCCCAACGACAGTCACGGCGATCGCGGGTGCCATGGCCCAGGCCGAGACCTGTCGCGTCAACCCTGAGGATGACCGGCGAGAGACGAGGACGAGAGCCAGGGCGACAGCAGCAGCGGTTGCCCCCGGGGCCCAGAGATCCCACCCGCTGTCGGCGGAGCGCAGGATCGCCACCGTCGGTGCCAGCGAGGCGGACAGGCCGATGGCGGCCGCAGCGGCACCGTTCCAGACTTGACTCGCCTGCTCGAGCCGGAGTCGGAGGGCGATTCCCGCCCAAGCGATGGCGCTGATCGAATAGGCGATTACAGAGAATGCGGGCAAGTCCGGCAGCAGTAACGCAGCGGGAATGAGCGCGGCGGCCAGCAGTACGACGGAGATCGTGCGCAGCAGCTGTGTCTCCACTGTCGTGGTGCGAGCGCGGCGAACCAGCAGCGTGGCCGAGCCGCCAGCCACGAGGCCCGCCCACCAGGCGAGGCCGAGATCGACCGGATGCAGCAGGCCGACGATGACCAGCACGACTCCCACGGGTGCCAGGACGGTCGAACCGATGAGCGCGAACCGCAGGGCTGTCAGTCGGTTCAGTGAAAGCAGGACGACCGCCAGGCCCAGCAGCCCCGCGCCGGTGAAGGCTGTGGCGTCGACGCCGGCGGAGCCGAAGAGCCCAGCCCCGCGCACGAACCACAGCACCCCGAGCAGGATGACGGCACCCGCCGTGCCGACGCCCTCTGCGGTGCCCGGCAGGCGACGACGCTTCAACACCCATGCGACGCCGAACACGGCGACGCCGCCGGCCGCCGTGACGACGGCGCGAGCCTCGACGCTCGCGATGAGGTAGGCCACGGCCAGGAAGAACAGGGCGAAGACCGAGACCAGCACGATTCCCGCGACGAGCAGAAAGACCTGCACCCCGGATCGCCGCGGTGCGCTCGCGGCCGCGTGGAACGCCGAGAGCGCATCGAATGTGGCCGCGGTGTCGGCCGCGGGCGGCGACTCGGCGGACGGTGCAGCCGCGACGGGCGCGGGAGGCGGCGCGGTGGCCGCGACGGGCGCGGGAGGCGGCGCGGCGGCGGTGACGGGCGCGGTCGACCGGCCCGCGGCATCCGGTATCTGCTCGACCACTCGCTCTCGTGCTGTCTGCTCCCTCCACATGCTGTCGATCAGCTCGCGCCGGTGCTGCGCGGCCGTCGCGACCGCGGCGGAGGCGTCGAGTACCTCGGCGGCCAGCGGCACGGCGAGATCGAGCTGGCACCGGTCGCAGCGGCTGCTGCCCAGAAGAGCGAAACAGCGCGGGCACAGGCCGGTGTCGACGAAGGCGAGAGGAGAAGAAGGCCACGACGCCCCGAGATCTGCCTGCGTTCCAGCGTGAGGGTCGGTCATCTGACCAGACTGGCAGAGTTGCGGGCCGCGGCCTACGACGACGAGACGTCTGTGGAGAACGGAGTGATCGATCTGCTCGACGTGCGAAGAAAAGGGAGGGGCTGACGAGAATCGAACTCGCATCATCTGTTTGGAAGACAGAGGCTTTACCACTAAGCTACAGCCCCGAAAACGGGTGCGTGCCGCTGACGGCACTCGAACATCGTAGTACAGAGTTCGGCCTCGAGCGTAACCGGGCGCCGAGAAGACGCTCAGCGGGCGGTAAGACTGTGCAGTAGACTTGCCGAGGCCAATTCGCCCGGCACTACCCTCGTGCCAGACGCTTATCGCACCACGGTGAACTGGCCTCACGGGACTTGTGACGAGAACCGGGGCGTAGCTCAGCTTGGCTAGAGCGCCCGTTTTGGGGGCGGGAGGTCGCAGGTTCGAATCCTGTCGCCCCGACCACAGCGCGAGATCCCAGCACGACTTGATCCAGCCCACTGGTGCAGCACAGTACTAACCCTCAGGAGAAGCCAAACGTGAAGACCACGGTCGAACAGCTCACCCCGACACGCGTGAAAATCGCCATCTCGGTCACCCCCGACGAGCTGAAGCCCAGCATTGATCATGCCTACGGCCACATCGCCGAGTCGATCAACATCCCCGGCTTCCGCAAGGGCAAGGTTCCGCCGCCCCTGATCGACCAGCGCGTCGGCAAGGAAGCCGTTCTCGAGCACGCCGTCAACGACGGCCTCGACGGCTTCTACCGCCAGGCGATCACCGAGAACGAGCTGCGCCCCCTGGGCAAGCCGAGCGCCGACATCGTCGAGTGGCCCAGCAACAAAGACTTCTCCGGTGACCTCGAGCTCGCGATCGAGGTCGACGTGCGTCCCGAGATTACCCTGCCCGACTACGAGGCCCTCGAGGTCGTCGTCGACGCCGTCGAGGTGGCCGACGAAGACATCGAGACCGAGCTTCAGAACCTGCGCAGCCGCTTCGGCACGCTGGTGACCGTCGACCGTCCGGCCAAGACCGGCGACTTCGCCCAGCTCGACCTGGTCGCCACCATCGACGACGTCGAGGTCGACAAGGCCACGGGCATCTCCTACGAGGTCGGCTCCGGCGAACTGCTCGAGGGCATCGATGAGGCGCTCGACGCGCTCAGCGCCGGCGAGTCCACCACGTTCGAGGCCCCGCTGCTCGGTGGAGACCACGCCGGATCCGACGCCCTCGTGTCGGTCACCCTGCTGGCCGTCAAGGAGCGCGAGCTTCCCGAGGCCGATGACGACTTCGCCCAGATCGCCAGCGAGTTCGACACGCTCGACGAACTGAAGGCCGACCTCAAGAACACGGTCGCCAAGCAGAAGGCGTTCGGCCAGGCATCCGCCGCCCGCACCAAGCTGGTCGAGACGCTGCTCGAGAAGGTCGACGTGGCCGTGCCGCCCGCCCTGATCGAAGACGAGGTGCACCGTCACCTCGAGGGCGAGAACCGCCTCGAGGACGACGAGCACCGCGCTGAGGTCACCGCCTCGAGCGAGAGCACGTTCCGCACCCAGATCCTTCTCGACGCGGTCGCCGAGAAGGAAGAGGTCAAGGTCGGCCAGGACGAGCTCACGCAGTACCTCGTTCAGAGCGCCGCCCAGTACGGCATGGAGCCGAACGAGTTCGTTCAGGCCCTCGACCAGGGCGGCCAGATTCCCGCCATGGTCGGCGAGGTGGCACGCAACAAGGCCCTCGCCATCCTGCTCGGCAAGGCCAAGGTCGTCGACACCGACGGCAAGACGATCGACCTCAAGGAGTTCGCCGCCGTCGTGTCCGAGCCCGACGACGCGATCGACGAGCACGAGGGTCACGACCACGATGACCACGAAGGTCACAACCACTAAGACGGCGCAATAACGAAGGGCCCGGCACGCGTCACGCGCGCCGGGCCCTTCGTTGTTTCGCGAGTGCTCAGGCGGGACCTATCGGGTCACTCGACCTCGAAGGCGTGGCCTAGCTTTTCGAGGACGTCCCGCGCGTGACGGGAGCACTCCCGAGCATCCGGTGCTGGCTCGAGGCCGAGCAGCCGGCGCCGATGGGGCTCGCCCAGCAGCAGTGAGTACAGCGCCTCCGCGTCAGCGCTGTCGGCGTGCTCATCGTGGCGCTCGAGCGTCGAGAGCAGGAGTCGCGTCGACCGTGAGGGCCCGGATTGGTAGAACCTGCGGGCGAGCTCGGGAAAGCGTTGCGACTCGCCGATGACCAAGCGGTGCAGCCCGACCGCCTCGTCAGAGAACAGCGTCTCGACCAATGAGGCCGCGACGGAGCCCAGCGGCGCGTCTTCGTCGACAGAGTCGTCGATTCTGTCGTGCAGCCGCTCGATCGCGGCCGTGAAAAGGCCCTCTTTATCGCCGAAGTAGGCGTACACGGTGCTCTTGCTCGCGCTGCTCGTGCGGGCTACGGCATCGATGCTCGTAGAGACGAAGCCGACCGAGAGGAAGAGTCCGACCGCCGCATCGAGGATGCGGTTGCGTCGCTCCGGTCTGTCTGCGTCTGCGATGCGGCCTCGGGAGATGGTCATGGGTAAATGATACTCAGTCGTATCATTAATGCGAACGATGGAAAGGGGCTTCACAATGGGCCAGAGAATTCTTCACGTGGCGATCGCCGACGACTGGGAGGCGTCCCGCAACTTCGGCGAGTACGAGGTGTCCACCCGCGGAGTCGGGTTGTTCGACGACGGCTACATCCGCGCGACGACGGCGTCCGGCCTGGCCGAGGTTCTGCGCCGTCGTTACTCCGATCTTCAGCTGCCGCTTCTTCTGTTGGTCATCGACGCGGATGCGCTGGGCCGCGCGGGCGTGAACATCGTGTGGTCGGACCCGCAACCCGGCGCACCCGCGTCGCCGCGGATCGAGGGAATCCTGCCGATGGACGACGAGGTCATCGTCGCCGCTCTTCCCATCGAGCGCATCAACGGAGGCCTCGAGGCGCCGGATGTGACAGCCTTCGACGTCGTCGCCTGACTGCCAGACTGGGCCCATGGTCATCGCGAATGTCCCCAGCGGGCCAGTCGATGTTCCGGCTGCAGTGGCCAGACTGGCGGGCTCCGACCCCGTTGTTCCCGTCTGGCGCAACACGCTCGGGGGCCTGACGTTTCGGCTCGGCTCTGATGAAGACGTCCGTTTCGCGAAATGGATGCCGCCGGGTACCTCGACCGTCGATGCGGAAGTCAGCCGGTTGGCATGGGCTTCGAGGTTCGTCACCGTCCCGACGGTGCTCGAGTGGGCCACAGACGATGCCGGTTCCTGGATGCTCACGGCCGGCCTCCCGGGTGACAGTGCTGTCGACAGCAGATTCAGGGCCGATGCCGCCGCGTCGCGCGTAGCGGCCCGCGCCGTGGGCAGGGGCCTGCGCCGACTGCACGACGAACTGCCCGTCGATGAGTGCCCCTACACGTGGTCGGTGCCGCACCGGATCGAGCGAGCGAGGAGTGACGGACGGCATCCGGTAACAGTTTTGCCGGCGCCTCCGACGACTGACCGCCTTGTCGTGTGCCACGGCGATGCGTGCGCGCCGAACACGCTGATCGGTATGGATGGCTCGTTCGTCGGGCATGTCGACCTCGGCGCCCTCGGCGTCGCAGACCGCTGGGCAGACCTGGCGGTGGCGACGTGGAGCCTGGAATGGAACTTCGCCGGGGGAGTCGCCCTCGAAAACGTCCTGCTCGAGGCCTACGGCGTAGCCCGCGATGAGGGGCGGCTGGCGTACTACCGTGCGCTCTGGGATGCCACCTGATGATGGCCGCTCCCGTTCAACAGGACGGTTTTCCGGATCGCCGCGTTTGGTTCGCCGACACGCCGACGGCGCGCGTGATAGTCCTGTAATACGGTAACCGAACGGCCCACGGCAGTCGGGCGACGAGCGGGCGGGAACTACTCAGCTGCCGAAGATCGCGTGGGCCACCGTGAAGATCGCGAGGCCCGCCAGCGAGCCGACCACCGTGCCGTTGATGCGGATGAACTGCAGGTCGCGCCCGACCTCCACCTCGAGCTTCTTCGACGTGTCCTCCGCATCCCAGCCCCTCACGGTGTCGGTGATGATGGCCGCGAGGTCGTGCCGGTAGGTCTCCACGAGGTAGCCGGCGGCGTCCTCCACCCAGCGGTCCACCTTGGCGGCGAGCAGCTCGTCGGTGAGCAGCGCCTGACCGAACTGCGTGACGGCCTGGGACAGGCGCACCCGCAGTTCGCTCTCCGGGTCTTCGAGGGCGGTGATCAGCGCGGTACGCGCCGCGTTCCAGGCCTTTCCCGCGAGGTCGCGCACCTGCGGGCTGTCGAAGATCTGGGCCTTCAACTCCTCGACCTTGTTCATCGTGGCGGGGTCGTTCTGCAGATCCGCGCTCAGCTTGCGCAGGTACTCGTCTATCGCCACGCGCAGCTGGTGGTGCGGGTCGTCGCGCACGGCCGAGATGAACTTCATCGCCTCGCGGTGCGCCCGGTCGTCGACGACGCGGTCCACGAACGAGGGCATCCAACTGGGCAGGCGCTCGCTCACAGCCTGGCCGAAGGCATCCGGGTTGCGCTCGAGCCAGTCGCCCAGACGCTCGACGAGGAGGTCGACGAGCTGATGCTGGTGGCCGCCCTCGACGAAAGTCGACGCCATTCGGCCGAGTGGAGGGCCCCACTCAGGGTCGATCAGCTGGCGCCGGCCGATCTCCTCGATCACCTCGCGCATGGTGTCGTCGTCGACCAGCGAGAGAAAGCCGCGTGCCGCGTTCGCCGCCTCGCTCGTGAGCCGGGAGGCGTGTGCGGGCTCGATCAGCCAGGCGCCCACCGACCGCGAGACCCCGAGCGAGCGCAGCTTGGTGGTGATCACCTCGCGAGAGAGAAAGTTGGTCTCGACGAAGTCGCCGAGCGTCACGCCGATCTGGTCTTTCTGGGTCGGGATGATGGCGGTGTGCGGGATCTTCAGGCCCAGCGGATGCCGGAACAGCGCAGTCACCGCGAACCAGTCCGCGATGGCCCCGACCATCCCGCCCTCCGCCGCGGCGCGCACATACTGCAGCCACTCGATGCGCTCCTGCAGCGCGAACGCCACCACGAAGATCACCGCCATGATCACGAGCAGGCCCGTGGCGAGCCGCTTCATGCTGCGCAGCGCGGCGAGCTTCTCGAGGTCGCGCGCAGACAGCAGGTCGGTGGATGCGGCGGGCTGGGTAAGCGGGGTGGCCATGCTTCATCGTATGGCTGGCCCACTGCATTCTTTGCCTACGGCGGCAGTGCCTACTTTGCCTGCGGCGGCAGTGCCTACTTTGCCTACGGCGAACATGGGCTTCGGGGCGGGCGGCCTCCGATAGATTCGAGATCACGAGAAGTGAAAGAGGAGCAATCACATGGCCGAACCGGCTCTGGTATCCAGTGTTTTTGACCGACTACTCAAGGACCGCATCATCTGGTTGGGCAGCGCCGTCCGCGACGACAATGCAAACGAGATCTGCGCGAAGATCCTTCTGCTGGCCGCCGAAGACCCCAATCGCGACATCTACCTCTACATCAACTCGCCCGGTGGTTCTATCACCGCGGGAATGGCCATCTACGACACCATGAAGTTCGTTTCGAACGACATCGTCACCGTGGGCATCGGAATGGCCGCTTCGATGGGGCAGTTCCTGCTCTCGTCGGGCACCAAGGGCAAGCGTTACATCACGCCCAATGCGCGTGTGCTGCTGCACCAGCCGTCCGGAGGGTTCGGCGGAACCAGCGCCGACATCCAGACGCAGGCCAAGCTCATCCTCGACATGAAGCGCCGCATGGCCGAATTGACGAGCGAGCAAACCGGAAAGACCATCGAAGACGTCATCAAGGACGGCGACCGTGACAACTGGTTCACCGCCCAGGAGGCCCTCGAGTACGGCTTCGTCGACCACGTCCGCGAGTTCGCCAGCGATGTCGCCGGTGGCGGCGGCACCGAAGAGGCCGACGTCGTGCCCTCCGAGTCCAAGTAAGTCTCCGCCGAGTCAAGACGAACAGAGAAGAACATGAATACTCCTAATTTCGGCGCCGCTTACAGCTCGCCCTATGGAAACGGCACCTCGCCGTCGAACCGCTACATCCTGCCCACGTTCGAAGAGCGCACGGCTTACGGTTACAAGCGTCAAGATCCGTACGCCAAGCTCTTCGAAGACCGCATCATCTTCCTCGGTGTGCAGGTCGACGATGCGTCGGCCGACGACATCATGGCCCAGCTCCTCGTTCTCGAGAGCCAGGACCCGGATCGCGACATCGAGATGTACATCA carries:
- a CDS encoding TetR/AcrR family transcriptional regulator, with protein sequence MTISRGRIADADRPERRNRILDAAVGLFLSVGFVSTSIDAVARTSSASKSTVYAYFGDKEGLFTAAIERLHDRIDDSVDEDAPLGSVAASLVETLFSDEAVGLHRLVIGESQRFPELARRFYQSGPSRSTRLLLSTLERHDEHADSADAEALYSLLLGEPHRRRLLGLEPAPDARECSRHARDVLEKLGHAFEVE
- a CDS encoding DUF952 domain-containing protein, whose product is MGQRILHVAIADDWEASRNFGEYEVSTRGVGLFDDGYIRATTASGLAEVLRRRYSDLQLPLLLLVIDADALGRAGVNIVWSDPQPGAPASPRIEGILPMDDEVIVAALPIERINGGLEAPDVTAFDVVA
- a CDS encoding aminoglycoside 3'-phosphotransferase; the encoded protein is MVIANVPSGPVDVPAAVARLAGSDPVVPVWRNTLGGLTFRLGSDEDVRFAKWMPPGTSTVDAEVSRLAWASRFVTVPTVLEWATDDAGSWMLTAGLPGDSAVDSRFRADAAASRVAARAVGRGLRRLHDELPVDECPYTWSVPHRIERARSDGRHPVTVLPAPPTTDRLVVCHGDACAPNTLIGMDGSFVGHVDLGALGVADRWADLAVATWSLEWNFAGGVALENVLLEAYGVARDEGRLAYYRALWDAT
- a CDS encoding DUF445 domain-containing protein; protein product: MATPLTQPAASTDLLSARDLEKLAALRSMKRLATGLLVIMAVIFVVAFALQERIEWLQYVRAAAEGGMVGAIADWFAVTALFRHPLGLKIPHTAIIPTQKDQIGVTLGDFVETNFLSREVITTKLRSLGVSRSVGAWLIEPAHASRLTSEAANAARGFLSLVDDDTMREVIEEIGRRQLIDPEWGPPLGRMASTFVEGGHQHQLVDLLVERLGDWLERNPDAFGQAVSERLPSWMPSFVDRVVDDRAHREAMKFISAVRDDPHHQLRVAIDEYLRKLSADLQNDPATMNKVEELKAQIFDSPQVRDLAGKAWNAARTALITALEDPESELRVRLSQAVTQFGQALLTDELLAAKVDRWVEDAAGYLVETYRHDLAAIITDTVRGWDAEDTSKKLEVEVGRDLQFIRINGTVVGSLAGLAIFTVAHAIFGS
- a CDS encoding ATP-dependent Clp protease proteolytic subunit; this encodes MAEPALVSSVFDRLLKDRIIWLGSAVRDDNANEICAKILLLAAEDPNRDIYLYINSPGGSITAGMAIYDTMKFVSNDIVTVGIGMAASMGQFLLSSGTKGKRYITPNARVLLHQPSGGFGGTSADIQTQAKLILDMKRRMAELTSEQTGKTIEDVIKDGDRDNWFTAQEALEYGFVDHVREFASDVAGGGGTEEADVVPSESK